A DNA window from Thermosynechococcaceae cyanobacterium Okahandja contains the following coding sequences:
- the cysS gene encoding cysteine--tRNA ligase: protein MPLRLYNTLSRSLEPFTSQEAGRVSIYACGVTVYDYCHLGHARSYVAWDVLRRYLTFLGYTVHYVQNFTDIDDKILRRAQENGESMATVSDRYIAAYHADMAQLNILPATDYPRATAVIPAIIDLIQALIDRGCAYVANGDVYYAVEQFPNYGKLSGRHLSQLVAGASGRVEEADQRKRHPLDFALWKAAKPEEAKVYEPWPSPWGAGRPGWHIECSAMVQQAFGTTVDIHCGGMDLIFPHHENEIAQSEAASQRPLARFWLHNGFVTVNAEKMSKSLGNFTTIRNLLQQGVEPMALRLLVLQAQYRKPLDFTETALEAAAKGWQTLAEALQLHQTLPLDPTGAIAVKDHPSTAAFCGAMDDDLNTAAALAVLFDLAKSLNREQHRYLHGGELGRSLRDLSGDWHTLTRLAQVLGLEVKTTDTSERGLSEQEIEALIQERNAARKAKNYAESDRLRDVLLAQGIKLVDQKDGSTHWFRVPIPSA from the coding sequence GCCTGGGATGTGCTGCGCCGCTACCTAACGTTTTTGGGATATACCGTCCACTACGTGCAGAACTTTACCGATATTGATGACAAAATTCTGCGCCGCGCCCAAGAGAATGGTGAATCAATGGCGACGGTGAGCGATCGCTACATTGCCGCCTATCACGCGGATATGGCACAGCTTAACATTTTGCCCGCCACAGACTACCCCCGCGCTACGGCGGTGATTCCGGCCATTATTGATCTCATTCAGGCCCTCATTGATCGCGGCTGTGCCTACGTGGCCAATGGCGATGTGTACTACGCCGTGGAGCAATTTCCCAACTACGGCAAGCTCTCCGGGCGGCACCTGTCGCAACTGGTGGCGGGTGCCAGTGGCCGGGTTGAGGAGGCGGATCAGCGGAAGCGCCATCCCCTTGACTTTGCCCTGTGGAAAGCAGCGAAGCCGGAGGAGGCCAAGGTCTATGAACCGTGGCCCTCACCCTGGGGAGCGGGGCGACCCGGATGGCATATTGAATGTTCGGCCATGGTGCAGCAAGCGTTTGGCACAACCGTGGATATTCACTGCGGTGGCATGGACTTAATTTTTCCGCACCACGAGAACGAAATTGCCCAGTCAGAGGCGGCAAGCCAGCGCCCCCTAGCTCGCTTTTGGCTCCACAACGGCTTTGTGACGGTCAACGCCGAAAAAATGTCGAAGTCCTTGGGGAACTTCACCACGATCCGCAACCTCCTGCAACAGGGGGTGGAGCCCATGGCCTTGCGGTTGCTGGTGTTGCAGGCCCAATACCGCAAACCCCTCGATTTTACGGAAACGGCCCTAGAGGCCGCCGCAAAGGGCTGGCAAACCCTCGCCGAAGCGCTGCAACTGCACCAAACCTTACCCCTAGACCCAACGGGGGCGATCGCCGTCAAGGATCACCCCAGTACAGCAGCCTTCTGTGGGGCAATGGACGATGATTTGAACACCGCCGCCGCCTTAGCCGTCCTGTTTGATCTGGCCAAATCCCTAAACCGCGAGCAGCACCGCTATCTCCATGGGGGTGAGTTGGGGCGATCGCTGCGTGACCTGAGTGGTGACTGGCACACCCTGACCCGCCTTGCCCAAGTGCTGGGGCTAGAGGTCAAAACAACTGACACCTCAGAGCGTGGCCTCAGCGAGCAGGAGATTGAAGCCCTGATTCAGGAGCGTAACGCCGCCCGCAAGGCTAAAAATTATGCCGAAAGCGATCGCCTACGGGACGTACTGCTTGCCCAAGGGATCAAATTGGTTGACCAAAAAGATGGCAGTACCCACTGGTTTCGCGTCCCCATCCCCTCTGCCTAG
- the pyrE gene encoding orotate phosphoribosyltransferase, with protein sequence MDDSLLDLRQELLEALCHNAYRAGDFTLSSGQKSSYYINCKPVTLSARGAYLVGRLFLAQLAPEVTAVAGLTLGADPLVVAVSVLSNVQGSDRAALIVRKEAKGHGTMSFIEGPKLPAGSVVTVLEDVITTGGSALKAVERLQAAGYQVNEVLAIVDRDAGGTAAFAAKGIPLRSLFQIRELQAYVAAVATR encoded by the coding sequence ATGGATGATTCATTACTAGACCTGCGGCAAGAGCTATTAGAGGCCCTGTGTCACAATGCCTACCGAGCGGGAGACTTTACCCTCTCTTCCGGTCAAAAAAGTAGCTACTACATCAACTGTAAACCCGTCACCCTCTCTGCGCGGGGTGCCTATTTGGTGGGGCGTTTGTTTCTGGCGCAACTGGCTCCCGAGGTAACGGCAGTTGCCGGGCTAACCCTTGGAGCCGACCCCTTGGTGGTGGCGGTGAGTGTTCTCTCGAATGTGCAGGGGTCGGATCGCGCCGCCCTAATTGTCCGCAAAGAAGCCAAAGGCCATGGCACCATGAGTTTTATTGAAGGCCCTAAGTTACCCGCAGGATCAGTGGTGACGGTGCTCGAAGATGTCATTACCACCGGCGGGTCAGCCCTGAAGGCCGTTGAACGCCTGCAAGCTGCTGGCTATCAGGTCAATGAAGTGCTGGCAATTGTGGATCGGGACGCGGGAGGTACGGCTGCCTTTGCCGCCAAGGGTATTCCTCTGCGCTCCCTCTTTCAAATTCGTGAGTTGCAGGCCTATGTTGCGGCGGTTGCCACCCGCTAA
- a CDS encoding pseudouridine synthase: MVYRYVILNKPYRVLCQFQDPQGRLTLKDYVPIPDIYAAGRLDYDSEGLVLLTNDGRLQHRLTDPRYGHPRTYWVQVEGEPTATALEQLRQGVLLQGKPTRPASVTLLPEAPPVPPRDPPIRYRRHIPTPWLSLTLREGRNRQVRRMTAAVGLPTLRLIRVAIGTIALNDLAPGCWRDLTRDEQYHLQQLCAGKCAGLEVPAGKNPSRDRQQGYRINHTIKRAGH, from the coding sequence ATGGTCTATCGCTACGTCATTCTGAATAAGCCCTATCGGGTTCTGTGCCAGTTTCAGGATCCGCAAGGTCGTCTTACCCTTAAGGACTATGTGCCCATTCCCGATATTTATGCCGCAGGTCGCCTTGACTATGACAGCGAGGGGTTGGTGCTACTCACCAATGATGGCCGCCTCCAACATCGGCTGACGGATCCCCGCTACGGTCATCCACGCACCTACTGGGTACAGGTGGAAGGCGAGCCAACCGCTACCGCTCTTGAGCAGTTGCGCCAAGGGGTGCTGCTTCAGGGCAAGCCCACACGTCCGGCCAGCGTTACCCTATTACCAGAAGCTCCCCCTGTGCCCCCGCGAGATCCACCGATTCGTTACCGTCGCCACATTCCCACCCCATGGCTGAGCCTAACGCTACGGGAAGGCCGTAACCGCCAAGTGCGACGCATGACTGCTGCTGTGGGTCTGCCTACCCTGCGCCTTATCCGGGTTGCCATTGGTACAATTGCCTTAAACGATCTTGCACCGGGCTGCTGGCGCGACCTGACCCGCGACGAACAGTACCACTTACAGCAACTCTGTGCTGGCAAATGCGCTGGATTAGAGGTTCCGGCGGGCAAAAATCCAAGTCGCGATCGCCAACAGGGCTACCGTATAAATCACACCATAAAACGCGCTGGCCATTAG
- a CDS encoding ABC transporter permease subunit — protein sequence MRDLALSRLWTVSRNVFNEIFRERILYVTAVFALGLALAVVILTQVSAGTEDKISLDVGMAGISLFGLMIAAFVGGGLLNKELEKRTILVMLAKPISRAEFIIGKHLGLSAVLLVLVALMTLILFVMMSVNQFAYPAGALSLTSLYIALQLSLLAAAALLFGSFTSSLVATLLTVALYFMGHFSKNLVILSQKMESEAVRQLMQFLYLIFPDLSRLDFKNTAVYGIIPSVADLMASAFYGVIYTVALLAIATWIFARRNL from the coding sequence ATGAGGGACTTGGCACTGAGCCGTCTGTGGACAGTCAGCCGCAATGTTTTCAATGAAATCTTCCGTGAACGCATCCTTTATGTCACCGCTGTGTTTGCGTTGGGTCTTGCCTTGGCGGTGGTCATCCTCACTCAAGTGTCGGCGGGCACTGAGGATAAAATTAGCCTCGATGTTGGCATGGCGGGGATTTCGCTGTTTGGTTTAATGATTGCCGCGTTTGTTGGGGGCGGCCTCCTCAACAAAGAACTGGAAAAACGCACGATCTTGGTTATGCTGGCAAAGCCCATTAGCCGTGCCGAGTTTATTATTGGTAAGCATTTAGGTCTGTCAGCGGTTCTCCTTGTCTTGGTGGCACTGATGACCCTCATTCTTTTTGTGATGATGAGTGTGAATCAGTTTGCCTATCCCGCTGGGGCACTGAGTTTAACCTCCCTCTATATTGCCCTGCAACTGTCGCTGCTGGCTGCTGCCGCCTTACTGTTTGGCAGCTTCACTAGCTCGCTCGTTGCCACACTGCTGACGGTGGCGCTCTACTTCATGGGGCACTTTAGCAAAAATCTCGTTATTCTCAGCCAAAAAATGGAGAGTGAGGCAGTACGCCAGTTAATGCAGTTTCTTTATCTTATTTTTCCAGACTTATCACGCTTGGACTTTAAGAATACGGCAGTCTATGGCATTATTCCGTCGGTCGCGGATCTAATGGCCAGCGCGTTTTATGGTGTGATTTATACGGTAGCCCTGTTGGCGATCGCGACTTGGATTTTTGCCCGCCGGAACCTCTAA
- a CDS encoding HXXEE domain-containing protein yields MKHVYILWIAVAAYGFHILEEFAFDWKNWALAVLDLPVTWAHFAVVNSLVIVLGVSCASVGWNWVAYALSLPALMIINATFFHVLPFIGTQGRFSPGLATALLLFYPVGVWAYYGAWRDGVLSWRAVLMSLVLGAVFMAAPILMLKLRLLPYFQQ; encoded by the coding sequence ATGAAACACGTTTATATTCTGTGGATAGCGGTTGCCGCCTATGGCTTTCACATCTTAGAGGAGTTCGCCTTTGACTGGAAAAACTGGGCGCTAGCGGTCTTAGATTTACCTGTTACATGGGCGCATTTTGCCGTTGTCAATAGTCTGGTGATTGTTTTAGGCGTTTCCTGTGCGTCTGTTGGCTGGAACTGGGTGGCTTATGCATTGAGCCTGCCTGCCCTGATGATCATTAATGCAACCTTTTTTCATGTCCTGCCCTTCATTGGGACGCAAGGTCGATTTTCCCCGGGGCTGGCAACAGCGCTGCTCCTTTTCTACCCTGTTGGGGTGTGGGCTTACTATGGCGCTTGGCGAGATGGGGTGCTCTCTTGGCGCGCGGTTCTGATGTCACTGGTGTTAGGGGCCGTATTCATGGCGGCTCCGATCCTAATGCTCAAGCTGAGACTACTGCCCTACTTCCAACAATAG
- a CDS encoding DUF29 domain-containing protein translates to MEPQVKANATSLYDTDYQLWLDQTVAQLKERDFSNLDLENLIEEIESLGRSEKHAISSYLMRLCEHLLKIKYWDAERDACLRAWKREVMNFRLQIQERLETSPSLKSFLQAIFAKQYKNGRKLFLNASDLNASLIPQEPDFTLEQALDEDWLPWEPE, encoded by the coding sequence ATGGAACCTCAAGTTAAAGCTAACGCCACATCGCTATACGATACAGACTATCAACTTTGGTTAGATCAAACGGTTGCTCAATTAAAAGAAAGGGACTTCAGTAATCTTGACTTAGAAAATTTAATTGAGGAGATCGAAAGCTTGGGTAGAAGTGAAAAACACGCGATTTCAAGTTATTTGATGCGACTGTGCGAGCATCTACTCAAAATTAAGTATTGGGACGCAGAGCGAGACGCGTGCCTGCGCGCTTGGAAGCGAGAGGTCATGAATTTTAGATTACAAATTCAGGAAAGACTGGAGACAAGCCCTAGCTTAAAGTCATTTTTGCAGGCTATTTTTGCCAAGCAATATAAAAATGGCAGAAAACTATTTCTAAATGCCAGTGATCTTAATGCTAGCCTGATTCCCCAAGAACCTGACTTCACCTTGGAGCAAGCTCTGGATGAAGATTGGCTCCCTTGGGAACCGGAATAG
- a CDS encoding glycosyltransferase, protein MSIALCMIVRDEAERLPACLASVDGVVDEAVIVDTGSQDDTVAIAREWGAQVYSCPWQEDFAAARNVALSYVQSDWVLVLDADETLTPALRQALTAICQQPHWLAVTLVRQEVGVLPPYSYVSRLFRRHPQIYFQRPYHETIDDSVLALQQRETHWQIGQFNDVAIVHYGYLGQQRQQKQERAKRIMRQYLHQHPDDAYLWSKLAGIYLAEQEFAQAAAAIAQGLTAGDRPASVTYELYYQQGNLHSAQQQWSEAITAYEAALSTATPPLSHLAAYLRIAEAQTQLKRWQEALATYDRLQTLEPTLALAYQNQGVLLLRLGYVQAALTKLQTAIQLLQQQNPPEAARLRQELQAMGLLTSL, encoded by the coding sequence ATGTCCATTGCCCTTTGCATGATTGTGCGGGACGAGGCAGAACGACTGCCAGCGTGCCTTGCCAGTGTGGATGGGGTGGTTGATGAGGCGGTGATTGTGGATACCGGCTCTCAGGATGACACGGTGGCGATCGCTCGGGAATGGGGGGCACAAGTCTATTCCTGTCCATGGCAGGAGGACTTTGCGGCTGCCCGCAATGTTGCCCTTAGCTACGTTCAAAGTGATTGGGTGCTGGTACTTGATGCCGATGAAACCCTCACGCCAGCACTGCGCCAAGCCTTGACCGCAATCTGCCAGCAGCCCCACTGGTTAGCCGTAACCCTCGTGCGTCAAGAAGTGGGAGTTCTACCGCCCTACTCCTACGTGTCGCGGCTGTTTCGCCGCCATCCCCAAATCTATTTTCAGCGCCCCTACCACGAAACCATTGATGATAGCGTTCTAGCCCTCCAGCAGCGGGAAACCCACTGGCAAATTGGCCAATTTAATGATGTCGCGATTGTCCACTATGGTTATTTGGGGCAACAGCGCCAGCAAAAACAGGAGCGGGCTAAACGGATCATGCGCCAGTACCTACACCAGCACCCGGACGATGCTTACCTCTGGAGTAAACTGGCTGGCATCTATTTAGCAGAGCAGGAGTTTGCCCAAGCCGCTGCCGCAATTGCCCAAGGACTCACGGCGGGCGATCGCCCCGCCAGCGTCACCTACGAACTCTACTACCAGCAGGGGAACCTCCATAGCGCCCAACAGCAGTGGTCTGAAGCCATTACCGCCTATGAAGCTGCCCTCAGCACTGCCACGCCCCCCTTAAGCCATTTGGCCGCCTACTTGCGTATTGCCGAGGCGCAAACGCAGTTAAAACGTTGGCAAGAGGCCTTAGCGACCTACGATCGCCTCCAAACTCTCGAACCCACCCTTGCCTTAGCCTATCAAAATCAAGGCGTATTGCTGCTGCGCTTAGGGTATGTGCAGGCAGCCCTTACAAAATTGCAAACTGCCATCCAACTATTACAGCAGCAAAACCCGCCGGAAGCGGCGCGACTGCGTCAGGAATTACAGGCGATGGGCCTACTCACCAGCCTATAA
- the murB gene encoding UDP-N-acetylmuramate dehydrogenase: MTVKYLPGTRCPLQTHVPLGNLTTLNVGGPAQWFVEPRTVPDLQMAYQWAQENNLPITVLGAGSNLLISDQGVAGLVISTKHLRYLKADAESGQMTVGAGYPLPKMAHHAAKLGWRGLEWIVGIPGSVGGAVVMNAGAHGGCTAERLVSVLVLEADGGLSVLSPRELEYGYRSSVLQGSQRLVLQATWQLEPGHDPRQVKATTQQHLSDRLRTQPYHLPNCGSVFRNPVEGTAGWLIEQTGLKGYQIGRAQVSQQHANFILNCGGATALEVYQLIRYVQTAVADRWSVWLKPEVKLVGEFA, translated from the coding sequence ATGACTGTGAAGTATCTTCCGGGCACCCGCTGCCCTCTACAAACCCATGTGCCCCTTGGCAACTTGACCACACTGAATGTGGGTGGCCCTGCTCAATGGTTTGTGGAGCCGCGTACGGTTCCCGACCTCCAGATGGCCTACCAATGGGCACAGGAAAACAACCTACCAATTACGGTACTGGGGGCAGGCTCGAATTTGTTAATCAGCGATCAGGGGGTGGCGGGGCTAGTGATTTCGACAAAGCACCTGCGCTATCTCAAGGCAGATGCGGAGAGTGGTCAAATGACGGTGGGCGCTGGCTATCCACTGCCTAAAATGGCGCACCATGCGGCAAAGCTGGGCTGGCGCGGCCTCGAATGGATTGTGGGGATCCCCGGTAGTGTGGGGGGCGCGGTTGTGATGAATGCCGGTGCCCATGGGGGCTGCACAGCAGAGCGGCTAGTGTCTGTCTTGGTGCTCGAAGCTGATGGTGGCCTGTCGGTCTTGTCGCCGCGGGAACTGGAGTATGGCTATCGTTCCTCTGTGTTACAGGGCAGCCAACGACTGGTCCTGCAAGCAACGTGGCAATTGGAACCCGGCCATGATCCGCGCCAAGTGAAGGCCACCACCCAACAGCACCTGAGCGATCGCCTGCGGACGCAGCCGTACCATTTACCCAACTGTGGCAGTGTGTTTCGGAATCCGGTAGAGGGCACAGCCGGCTGGTTAATTGAACAAACCGGGTTAAAGGGCTACCAAATTGGTCGTGCCCAAGTCTCGCAACAGCACGCTAACTTTATCTTGAACTGCGGTGGTGCAACGGCACTCGAAGTGTATCAACTGATTCGCTATGTCCAAACTGCCGTCGCCGATCGCTGGTCTGTGTGGCTGAAGCCGGAAGTTAAACTGGTGGGTGAGTTCGCCTAG